The Pyrococcus horikoshii OT3 genome includes a window with the following:
- a CDS encoding adenosylcobinamide amidohydrolase, whose translation MNENESFVRVFDKELIALSNAPHRGGLTRARGFFFMKVDKDYSGDYKKDCLEFERNMGLKNFVGFMTAVDVGKVLSIKKVWRVEAYVTAGISNPAIAGDYPDKWKMGTINIALVIDKGLTVGAMVNAVMTATEAKTYTLLRLGYNATGTTSDGIGIFAREGEVEWSGTATKLGISIGKAVRSALEESIKKWEIIKNAES comes from the coding sequence ATGAACGAGAATGAGAGTTTTGTCAGGGTTTTTGATAAAGAGTTAATAGCTCTCAGTAACGCCCCTCATAGAGGAGGGCTAACTCGAGCAAGGGGTTTCTTTTTCATGAAAGTTGATAAAGACTATTCTGGGGACTATAAGAAGGATTGCCTAGAATTCGAGAGAAACATGGGATTGAAGAATTTTGTCGGCTTTATGACAGCAGTTGATGTAGGGAAGGTACTCTCAATTAAAAAGGTTTGGAGGGTTGAAGCCTATGTAACTGCGGGAATATCGAATCCAGCCATAGCTGGAGATTACCCTGACAAATGGAAGATGGGAACGATAAACATAGCTTTAGTTATAGATAAAGGGCTGACCGTTGGGGCAATGGTTAACGCTGTGATGACGGCCACCGAAGCAAAAACTTATACTTTGCTAAGACTTGGCTACAATGCGACTGGGACAACAAGCGATGGAATTGGAATATTTGCAAGAGAGGGAGAAGTTGAATGGTCTGGAACTGCAACAAAGCTAGGGATCAGCATTGGAAAGGCCGTTAGGAGTGCACTAGAGGAAAGCATAAAAAAGTGGGAGATAATTAAGAATGCAGAAAGTTAG
- a CDS encoding ABC transporter permease: MIEQLKRSFAVAKKDMLIFYLKGPVIIMGLIFPFFLFLAFFIGRNLEKAQLFTALISMTAFFTSTAVGPTIIPWECRGRTFERLITAPVSLTTVLLGDLQASFYFGTAITFIISTVAIFILSIRPNLQIFLVATILAILTFSAMTILMSSYPPTDVPADIMMLSSLVKFSLLFISGIFVPLKDLPKYARWISYASPLTYYVDALRNSLGDGCLPLWIDFGMLALFGILFFLSGVAIHKKVLERRFT, translated from the coding sequence ATGATTGAACAGCTAAAACGATCGTTTGCTGTAGCCAAGAAGGATATGCTGATCTTCTATCTGAAGGGTCCAGTAATAATAATGGGACTCATCTTTCCCTTCTTCCTCTTCCTTGCATTCTTCATTGGTAGAAACCTTGAAAAAGCCCAACTTTTCACCGCCTTAATTTCAATGACGGCTTTCTTCACGAGTACCGCAGTTGGACCTACGATAATTCCTTGGGAGTGCCGTGGTCGAACGTTTGAAAGATTAATAACTGCACCCGTCTCCCTAACAACTGTCTTACTCGGAGATCTTCAAGCATCATTTTACTTTGGAACGGCTATAACCTTCATAATCTCAACCGTGGCAATCTTTATACTTTCAATAAGGCCTAACCTCCAAATATTTCTAGTAGCAACAATTCTAGCTATATTAACTTTCTCGGCAATGACGATTCTAATGTCCTCTTACCCACCAACCGATGTTCCCGCAGATATCATGATGCTATCCTCACTTGTTAAGTTCTCCCTCCTGTTTATAAGTGGAATCTTCGTTCCCTTAAAGGATCTACCAAAATATGCACGGTGGATTTCATACGCTTCGCCCTTAACTTATTACGTAGATGCACTAAGGAACTCCCTTGGAGATGGATGCTTACCTCTATGGATAGATTTTGGAATGCTAGCACTCTTCGGGATCTTATTCTTTTTAAGTGGAGTTGCAATTCATAAAAAGGTGTTAGAGAGGAGATTTACTTAG
- a CDS encoding ATP-binding cassette domain-containing protein, translating into MNVVIEAINLTKYYGNFPAVRGVTFSVNEGEVFGFLGPNGAGKTTTIRMLTGVLKPTSGQVRVLGYDMTREPEKLKARQRMGIVPEMANPYIDLTAMQNLKLMGELYGLPKWEIEKRSIELLKLFELYEKRNIKVRGFSKGMRQRLVLAMAMIADPELYFLDEPTSGLDVISARIIKDIIRDEKKAGKTIFLTTHNMNDANELCERIGIIRKGKLVAIDTPEGLKRLTKEHLSVEVSLKPMMFDPSVLSSALRVERLGDKVKIYTNDPDKTVKEIVEYAKERKLKIVSIRTLSPSLEDVFVEIIGGKND; encoded by the coding sequence ATGAACGTCGTTATCGAGGCCATAAATCTAACTAAATATTATGGTAACTTTCCAGCAGTTAGGGGGGTTACCTTTTCCGTCAATGAAGGTGAAGTCTTCGGCTTCCTAGGCCCTAATGGGGCCGGGAAGACCACAACTATAAGAATGCTAACGGGCGTGCTAAAACCTACCTCCGGTCAAGTAAGAGTCTTGGGATACGATATGACTCGCGAGCCTGAAAAACTTAAAGCTCGGCAGAGAATGGGGATCGTTCCAGAAATGGCCAATCCTTATATTGATCTAACGGCTATGCAGAACCTTAAGCTCATGGGAGAGCTCTATGGTTTGCCGAAGTGGGAAATAGAAAAGAGAAGTATAGAATTACTAAAACTCTTCGAGCTTTACGAGAAGAGAAATATTAAGGTAAGAGGCTTTTCGAAGGGAATGAGACAAAGGTTAGTTTTAGCCATGGCCATGATAGCAGATCCCGAACTATACTTTCTTGACGAACCTACAAGCGGCCTTGATGTAATAAGTGCACGCATAATAAAGGATATAATCAGGGATGAGAAGAAAGCTGGAAAAACTATCTTCTTAACGACTCATAATATGAATGATGCAAATGAGCTCTGCGAGAGGATAGGAATAATTAGGAAAGGGAAGCTCGTGGCCATAGATACCCCAGAGGGCCTGAAAAGACTTACTAAGGAGCATCTTTCCGTTGAAGTTTCACTTAAGCCAATGATGTTTGACCCATCAGTCTTAAGTTCAGCACTCCGAGTTGAAAGGTTAGGGGACAAAGTAAAAATTTACACAAATGATCCAGATAAAACAGTAAAGGAAATCGTAGAATACGCTAAGGAAAGAAAATTAAAGATAGTAAGTATCAGAACTTTGTCCCCAAGTCTCGAAGATGTGTTCGTAGAGATAATAGGTGGTAAAAATGATTGA
- a CDS encoding NifB/NifX family molybdenum-iron cluster-binding protein, producing the protein MRVAIPAEDDRGIKSNVSKHFGRSRYFVFVDIEGEDVKNVEVVEVPFEEHGPGDLPNFIKDHGAKIVLTYGIGRRAIEYFNSLGISVVTGVYGRISDVIKAFIGGKLKIDYDWKEKIEKEH; encoded by the coding sequence ATGAGGGTGGCAATTCCGGCGGAAGATGATAGAGGGATCAAGAGCAATGTTTCTAAGCACTTTGGAAGATCCAGGTACTTTGTATTTGTGGATATCGAAGGGGAGGACGTAAAGAATGTTGAAGTCGTTGAAGTTCCCTTTGAAGAACATGGGCCCGGAGATCTGCCAAATTTCATAAAAGATCATGGTGCAAAAATTGTTCTGACATATGGGATTGGTAGGAGGGCTATTGAGTACTTCAATTCCTTAGGGATAAGCGTTGTAACTGGGGTTTACGGAAGGATTAGTGATGTTATCAAGGCGTTCATAGGTGGGAAACTTAAGATAGATTACGACTGGAAGGAAAAGATAGAAAAGGAGCACTAA
- a CDS encoding B12-binding domain-containing radical SAM protein has protein sequence MKILLVLPPTESAIKRVVGTTGPPLGLAYLASMVREEHDVKIIDGLAEDLTFSDIAKIIKKFDPDIVGITATTSAMYDAYTVAKIAKNINENVFVVMGGPHVTFTPELTMRECPCIDAVVRGEGELTFKELVDALSKGRELKGILGLSYKENGKVRNEPPRPLIQNVDEIPIPSYDLLPMDKYKADGVPFGVVMTSRGCPFNCVFCSSSLQFGKRWRGHSVERVIEELSILHYEYGIKEIEFLDDTFTLNKKRAIDISLRIKQEGLDISWTASSRVNTFNEKVAKAMKEGGCHTVYFGIESASPRILEFIGKGITPQQSIDAVKTAKKFGLHALGSFIIGFPDETREEVEATIKFAKKLDIDYAQFTIATPYPGTRLWEYAIANNLLLTMNWRKYTTIDPVMKLKHFTSEQISKLLRKAYISFYLRPKVLIKDIFEHHGFIIKRAIRGLLRVYYQA, from the coding sequence ATGAAGATCCTCTTAGTTCTACCGCCAACAGAGAGTGCAATAAAGCGAGTTGTTGGAACTACTGGACCTCCCTTGGGGCTTGCCTATCTAGCTTCAATGGTAAGGGAGGAGCATGACGTTAAAATAATCGATGGCCTAGCTGAGGATCTAACGTTCTCTGACATAGCTAAGATAATAAAGAAGTTTGACCCGGACATAGTTGGGATAACTGCTACAACCTCGGCAATGTACGACGCTTACACCGTTGCTAAAATAGCAAAGAACATCAACGAGAACGTTTTTGTCGTTATGGGCGGACCTCACGTCACTTTCACTCCAGAGCTTACAATGAGAGAGTGCCCATGCATTGATGCAGTTGTCAGGGGAGAGGGAGAACTAACATTTAAAGAGCTGGTGGATGCCCTAAGTAAGGGTAGGGAACTCAAGGGTATCCTAGGCCTTTCTTATAAGGAAAATGGGAAGGTGAGAAACGAGCCACCCAGGCCTTTAATCCAGAACGTGGATGAGATCCCAATTCCTTCATACGACTTACTTCCAATGGATAAATACAAAGCCGATGGAGTCCCCTTTGGTGTAGTAATGACCAGTAGAGGATGTCCCTTTAACTGCGTGTTCTGTTCTTCTTCACTACAATTTGGGAAGAGATGGAGGGGGCACAGCGTAGAGAGGGTTATCGAAGAGCTCTCGATACTTCACTATGAATACGGGATCAAAGAAATAGAGTTCTTAGACGATACCTTTACGCTGAACAAGAAGAGGGCCATTGACATATCTCTAAGGATAAAGCAGGAAGGTCTTGATATAAGTTGGACGGCCTCTTCTAGGGTCAATACATTCAATGAGAAGGTTGCCAAAGCTATGAAGGAGGGCGGCTGTCACACAGTGTACTTTGGAATAGAATCAGCATCCCCCAGGATACTTGAGTTTATAGGGAAAGGAATAACTCCACAGCAATCAATTGATGCCGTTAAAACTGCAAAGAAGTTTGGCCTTCACGCTTTGGGATCCTTTATAATAGGGTTCCCGGATGAAACTAGGGAAGAAGTCGAGGCCACGATAAAGTTTGCTAAGAAGCTCGATATAGACTATGCTCAGTTCACGATAGCAACTCCCTATCCTGGAACGAGGCTTTGGGAGTACGCTATAGCCAACAATTTGCTGCTCACAATGAATTGGAGGAAGTACACTACGATCGACCCCGTTATGAAGCTGAAGCATTTCACCTCCGAGCAGATATCTAAGTTATTAAGGAAGGCTTACATCTCCTTCTACTTAAGACCAAAAGTGTTAATCAAGGATATATTTGAGCATCATGGCTTCATAATTAAGAGGGCCATAAGGGGACTACTTAGGGTTTACTATCAGGCCTGA
- a CDS encoding amidohydrolase: protein MLVIKGVKAYTMSNIGVVEKANIIVKDGKIVDVTQELPPLEGKTVVDGEGLIALPGLIDPHTHLGVYSLEWEYGDHGTEKSDPITPHFKVIDGLDIFDPGFKDAIAGGVTTVSVEPGAPLSWASYEKTTIMPGQSAILKTNGRIIKEEAGIKIAVGGHVRKFLEELKLTPTTRMGIFAMIRMILHKAKEYLEKEDKQYDPKLEALATLLKNETVARVHAHLSRDMLSIIRLLKEFDIKNIIIEHGTEAYKISDVLKENGIPVILGPVIFPRRGVELRELSSKLAFQLYNSGMMFALTTDHPALPIQYLTLVAAACVGEGLPYEEALKSITINPAKILGIDRFVGSLEPGKDADIVLFDGDPLNPESKVMYTIIDGEVVYER, encoded by the coding sequence ATGCTCGTAATAAAAGGAGTTAAGGCCTACACAATGAGCAATATTGGGGTAGTTGAAAAAGCGAATATCATAGTAAAGGACGGAAAGATAGTTGACGTAACCCAGGAGCTCCCGCCACTAGAGGGAAAAACAGTGGTTGATGGAGAAGGACTTATAGCTTTACCCGGCCTAATAGATCCACACACTCATCTTGGAGTTTATTCCTTAGAATGGGAGTATGGGGATCATGGTACCGAAAAGTCCGACCCAATAACACCTCATTTTAAGGTAATTGATGGCCTTGATATATTCGATCCAGGGTTCAAGGATGCAATAGCGGGTGGTGTTACAACAGTATCAGTGGAACCAGGCGCTCCCCTCTCCTGGGCCAGCTACGAGAAAACAACTATTATGCCCGGTCAATCAGCAATTCTAAAAACAAATGGTAGGATAATAAAAGAAGAAGCCGGGATAAAGATAGCGGTAGGAGGTCATGTGAGGAAGTTCCTTGAAGAACTCAAATTAACTCCGACTACGAGGATGGGAATATTTGCCATGATAAGAATGATACTGCACAAAGCGAAAGAATACCTCGAAAAAGAGGATAAGCAATATGATCCAAAGCTTGAAGCTCTTGCGACTCTATTAAAGAATGAAACCGTCGCAAGAGTTCATGCTCATCTTTCTAGGGATATGCTTTCGATAATCCGGTTACTAAAGGAATTTGATATTAAAAACATAATCATAGAGCATGGAACAGAAGCCTACAAGATTTCAGATGTTTTGAAAGAGAATGGGATACCTGTAATCCTGGGTCCCGTGATATTTCCAAGGAGAGGCGTTGAATTAAGGGAACTCTCCTCAAAACTGGCTTTTCAACTTTACAATTCAGGCATGATGTTCGCCCTCACAACGGATCATCCAGCACTTCCGATTCAGTACCTAACTTTAGTTGCCGCAGCTTGCGTTGGGGAAGGTTTACCCTATGAGGAAGCCCTTAAGAGCATAACAATTAATCCTGCAAAAATACTTGGGATTGATAGATTTGTAGGGAGTCTTGAGCCAGGAAAAGACGCAGATATAGTCCTGTTTGATGGTGATCCGTTAAACCCTGAGAGCAAGGTTATGTACACGATAATAGATGGAGAGGTAGTTTATGAGAGGTGA
- a CDS encoding amidohydrolase has protein sequence MKALVGGIILPVSSPPIKNGVLLFDEESGKIVAVGKKEEVTIPEDAEIIEAPGKYISPGFVDAHSHIGMIPDGLEWEFQEANDFYSPIAPHLRAVDGFDPYDEAFKEAIAGGVTTVATGPGSANVMGGIGLLAKTYEEGFEKIIKPEAFIKMALGPKRPREYKSKYPYPTTRMGTVALMRTWFKRAREFMEGKIKTDNIDEEEIEMLRLLARALKREIQVKIHLSTSPDEIYAAIRIIKEFNLNATIDHAFGSQLVADMLSREGIPVIYGPPMITRIASFFRYVDDKAPVLLFKKGVNVSIMTDHPVLPEKHLRLLAAVVARNGLSLDDALKLITINPAKALGIDRFVGSLEPGKDADIVISSDHPIKPTSKIEIVFGRGREVYKAD, from the coding sequence ATGAAAGCCCTAGTTGGAGGAATTATTCTGCCAGTTTCTAGTCCCCCAATTAAAAATGGGGTTCTTCTATTTGATGAAGAATCGGGAAAGATAGTTGCCGTTGGCAAAAAAGAAGAAGTCACAATCCCAGAAGATGCGGAAATTATAGAGGCTCCCGGAAAGTATATTTCTCCAGGATTTGTTGATGCTCACAGTCATATTGGCATGATCCCAGATGGTCTTGAATGGGAATTCCAAGAAGCAAACGATTTTTACAGCCCCATAGCTCCGCACTTAAGAGCAGTGGATGGTTTCGATCCATACGATGAAGCCTTTAAAGAGGCAATAGCTGGGGGAGTAACAACGGTTGCTACGGGCCCAGGGAGCGCTAACGTTATGGGGGGAATTGGACTCCTGGCAAAAACTTATGAAGAGGGATTTGAGAAAATTATTAAACCTGAAGCCTTTATAAAGATGGCTTTAGGTCCAAAGAGACCCAGGGAATATAAGAGTAAATATCCATATCCAACCACTAGAATGGGAACTGTAGCACTCATGAGAACCTGGTTTAAGCGCGCGAGAGAGTTTATGGAAGGAAAAATTAAGACTGACAACATAGATGAAGAAGAAATTGAAATGTTGAGGTTACTTGCAAGGGCTTTGAAAAGGGAGATCCAAGTTAAAATACACCTTTCAACATCTCCAGATGAGATATATGCAGCTATCAGGATAATTAAGGAATTCAACTTAAATGCAACTATAGACCATGCCTTTGGAAGTCAACTTGTAGCTGATATGCTCAGCAGGGAGGGCATCCCAGTTATATATGGACCACCTATGATAACTAGAATCGCATCCTTCTTTAGGTACGTAGATGATAAAGCGCCAGTATTACTCTTCAAAAAAGGGGTCAACGTCTCAATAATGACAGATCATCCAGTATTACCCGAGAAGCACTTACGCTTATTAGCTGCTGTAGTTGCTAGAAATGGTTTATCACTAGATGATGCTCTGAAGCTGATCACAATAAACCCAGCTAAAGCTCTAGGGATTGATAGATTTGTAGGGAGTCTTGAGCCAGGAAAAGACGCAGATATAGTCATATCCTCAGATCATCCAATAAAGCCAACCTCCAAAATTGAAATTGTATTTGGGAGAGGAAGGGAGGTATATAAAGCGGATTAG
- a CDS encoding universal stress protein — MFRKVLFPTDFSEGAYRAVEVFEKRNKMEVGEVILLHVIDEGTLEELMDGYSFFYDNAEIELKDIKEKLKEEASRKLQEKAEEVKRAFRAKNVRTIIRFGIPWDEIVKVAEEENVSLIILPSRGKLSLSHEFLGSTVMRVLRKTKKPVLIIKEVDENELAKTKGTSG, encoded by the coding sequence ATGTTCAGGAAAGTTCTATTTCCAACGGATTTCAGTGAGGGAGCATACAGAGCAGTCGAAGTATTTGAAAAGAGAAATAAAATGGAAGTTGGGGAGGTTATACTCCTCCACGTCATTGACGAAGGTACCCTAGAGGAGCTCATGGATGGTTACTCTTTCTTTTATGATAATGCAGAGATTGAGCTCAAAGATATCAAGGAAAAGCTCAAGGAGGAGGCCTCAAGAAAGCTTCAAGAGAAGGCTGAAGAAGTTAAGAGAGCATTCAGGGCAAAAAATGTTAGGACTATAATTAGATTTGGAATTCCCTGGGATGAAATCGTGAAAGTTGCTGAAGAGGAGAACGTCTCTTTAATAATTCTTCCGAGTAGGGGTAAGTTAAGCTTATCTCATGAATTCCTGGGCTCAACTGTCATGCGTGTTTTGAGAAAAACGAAGAAGCCTGTTTTAATAATAAAGGAGGTGGATGAAAATGAATTGGCTAAAACTAAAGGAACATCTGGATAA
- a CDS encoding anion transporter — protein MDYEGIRDFVKKEWFLFTLIFLYLILLLRDNSLLQRTPGLIDWRNISLIASLILVSRGLELSGIFTRLSSYLISVSGGSGRRLAFILLLTIAFSSSIIMNDTAMLIFIPLIVTISKVSEEDLSSLVVLSAIAANIGSALTPIGNPQNIIIWNSYAIPFHSFVLEMLPFVLLWLLLLLFLAYLIFNDKIERKELPPVNINTSFLWTSMILLVGDITFAQGGKALWTFPITFGVFLLIGREVLFGFDWGLLLMFIFIFVDFGEIAHILSSSGVSFPNSGVKLFLTSAFLSQLVSNVPATILLLNEGKDWISLAAGVNIGGTGLIVGSLANLIAIRIGEVETGKFHRYSVPYFLLTLILSIFILHLSISGS, from the coding sequence ATGGATTATGAAGGAATTAGAGACTTTGTAAAGAAAGAGTGGTTCCTCTTTACTCTTATTTTTCTTTACTTAATCCTCCTTTTAAGAGATAATTCTCTCCTCCAGAGAACACCTGGTTTGATAGACTGGAGAAATATTTCTTTAATAGCCTCTCTAATACTCGTTTCGAGAGGATTAGAACTGTCAGGAATTTTTACACGTCTCTCATCCTATCTTATCTCTGTATCTGGTGGCTCTGGGAGAAGGCTGGCCTTTATTCTCCTTCTAACAATAGCTTTCTCTTCTAGTATTATAATGAACGATACAGCTATGCTTATTTTCATTCCTCTCATAGTTACCATTTCCAAAGTTTCAGAAGAAGATTTAAGTAGTCTCGTAGTTCTCTCAGCAATAGCGGCCAATATTGGCTCAGCGCTAACTCCCATAGGGAATCCACAGAATATCATAATCTGGAATAGTTATGCAATCCCTTTCCATTCTTTCGTTCTGGAAATGTTACCCTTTGTCCTTCTTTGGCTTCTTCTACTACTATTCCTCGCTTATTTAATATTCAATGACAAAATCGAGAGAAAAGAGCTTCCTCCAGTAAATATCAATACCTCTTTCCTCTGGACTTCTATGATTCTCCTTGTAGGAGATATAACCTTTGCGCAAGGAGGAAAGGCACTCTGGACTTTTCCGATTACCTTTGGAGTGTTCCTATTGATCGGGAGGGAAGTTCTCTTTGGCTTTGACTGGGGACTTCTCCTGATGTTTATATTCATTTTTGTAGATTTTGGAGAGATCGCACATATCCTTTCTTCTTCTGGAGTTTCCTTCCCTAATTCTGGTGTCAAGCTCTTCCTGACCTCTGCCTTTCTAAGTCAGCTAGTCAGCAACGTGCCAGCGACGATTCTCCTTCTCAATGAAGGAAAGGATTGGATATCTTTAGCGGCTGGCGTCAACATCGGAGGAACTGGTCTAATAGTAGGTTCGCTAGCAAATCTCATTGCGATTAGAATAGGAGAGGTAGAAACAGGAAAGTTTCATCGTTATTCTGTTCCATACTTCCTGTTAACACTTATTTTATCTATTTTCATTTTGCATCTCTCTATTTCAGGATCCTAA
- a CDS encoding ABC transporter ATP-binding protein encodes MNSILEIEGLTVKYKTRYGTVHALSNVSFSVKKGSIVGIIGESGSGKSTLGHTILRTLPENARIESGKIMFEGSDLLEIDEEVFRREFRWKKISMIFQNSMNAFSPVHRIQDQLLDVARKCFPNKSRNELLEIIKEKLRIANIDESVLKKYPHELSGGQRQRVAIGMALLADPEIVIADEPTTGLDVVTQYQILNRLKEIQKDLGITLLLITHDVSVVAALSTDVLVLYAGKVLEYGDIKRVFKNSHHPYTYLLLRSYPEMGKEKLYEIPGSPPDLRNPPSGCVFHPRCPYATDLCRKEEPKLVEIEEGHFSACHYATSFNKEVNSL; translated from the coding sequence ATGAACTCAATTCTTGAGATCGAAGGTTTAACTGTTAAATATAAGACAAGATATGGAACAGTTCATGCACTTTCTAACGTCTCATTTAGTGTTAAAAAGGGTTCCATAGTTGGAATAATCGGTGAGTCAGGTAGTGGAAAATCCACTCTTGGTCATACAATTCTTAGAACGCTTCCAGAAAATGCAAGAATAGAAAGTGGGAAAATAATGTTCGAGGGAAGTGATCTTTTAGAGATAGATGAGGAAGTGTTTAGGAGGGAATTTAGATGGAAAAAAATTTCAATGATATTCCAAAATTCTATGAACGCGTTTAGTCCAGTTCATAGGATTCAAGATCAACTTTTAGACGTTGCAAGGAAATGCTTCCCAAACAAATCAAGGAATGAGCTTTTAGAAATAATAAAGGAAAAACTAAGAATTGCCAATATAGACGAGAGTGTTCTCAAGAAGTATCCACATGAGCTCAGCGGAGGGCAAAGACAGAGAGTTGCTATTGGAATGGCACTTTTAGCTGATCCAGAGATAGTCATTGCAGATGAGCCAACGACGGGGCTTGATGTTGTTACTCAGTACCAGATCCTAAATAGGTTAAAGGAAATTCAAAAAGATCTGGGTATAACTCTACTTTTAATAACTCACGATGTTTCTGTGGTTGCAGCCCTTAGTACGGATGTTCTTGTCCTTTATGCGGGTAAAGTCCTGGAGTATGGGGACATAAAGAGAGTATTTAAGAACTCCCACCATCCCTACACCTATTTACTCCTTAGATCCTATCCTGAAATGGGAAAAGAAAAGCTCTATGAAATTCCAGGTTCGCCTCCAGACTTACGTAACCCTCCATCTGGCTGTGTATTCCATCCAAGGTGTCCATACGCTACAGATCTCTGTAGAAAAGAAGAACCAAAACTTGTGGAAATTGAAGAGGGGCATTTCTCTGCTTGTCATTATGCAACGTCCTTTAATAAGGAGGTGAATTCTTTATGA
- a CDS encoding OsmC family protein → MERLEYQAELTWDGNVGSRAKVREFEFSIDTNTDGFNKGPNPTEYLLAALGGCLTVNWGRLIKKMRLNVESMKITVSGWRSRDEPQLKEIRYKVRIVTNEPEKKILRVKELAEKYGTVFNTVGKEKIKGEVEIVRPDSKP, encoded by the coding sequence ATGGAAAGGCTCGAATATCAAGCCGAGCTTACATGGGATGGAAACGTTGGGAGTAGAGCTAAAGTAAGAGAGTTCGAGTTCTCAATCGATACGAATACAGATGGTTTTAATAAAGGACCTAATCCCACAGAGTACCTTTTGGCAGCACTTGGAGGTTGTCTAACTGTTAATTGGGGTAGATTGATTAAGAAGATGAGGCTGAACGTCGAGAGCATGAAGATTACGGTTTCCGGTTGGAGAAGCAGAGATGAACCTCAGCTCAAGGAGATAAGATACAAGGTTAGAATAGTTACAAACGAGCCGGAAAAGAAAATTTTGAGGGTTAAAGAACTTGCCGAAAAATATGGGACGGTTTTCAACACCGTAGGGAAGGAAAAGATAAAAGGTGAAGTTGAAATTGTCAGGCCTGATAGTAAACCCTAA
- a CDS encoding ABC transporter ATP-binding protein has product MTSDTLIEVKNLTKLFPVTSSILGKKISIRAVDNVSFEIKKNEILGLVGESGCGKSTLGKLLVRLLEPTSGTVLFKGQDIYKLRGKKLKEYRKSVQMVFQNPYTSFDPRLTLFENIAEPLYTHKLALNKEEALTLAMQYFEDVGLTPPEDFLMRYPHELSGGQLQRASIARAIALEPEFIVADEPTSMLDASLRSGILNLIKKLRKELHTSWLFITHDLPSAYYIADRIAVMYLGKIVEIGESKEVLKNPLHPYTQALLEANLPIDPDASLKEPKVKGEPKPVFETGYCRFFPRCPYAFEKCKKEEPPLVEVKKDHYVACWLY; this is encoded by the coding sequence ATGACGTCAGATACGTTAATCGAGGTAAAGAATCTAACGAAGTTATTTCCAGTTACCAGTTCAATTCTTGGGAAAAAGATCTCAATAAGGGCCGTTGATAATGTTAGTTTTGAAATCAAAAAGAACGAGATACTAGGGCTTGTTGGTGAGTCAGGATGCGGGAAATCAACCCTTGGAAAGCTACTAGTTCGCCTACTGGAACCAACGTCTGGAACTGTTTTATTCAAGGGTCAGGATATTTATAAATTGAGAGGAAAGAAGTTAAAAGAGTACAGAAAAAGTGTTCAAATGGTCTTCCAGAACCCTTATACGTCTTTTGATCCAAGGTTAACGCTATTTGAGAACATTGCAGAGCCGCTATATACTCATAAGCTAGCTCTTAACAAGGAAGAAGCCCTAACATTGGCAATGCAATATTTTGAAGATGTGGGCTTAACTCCACCCGAAGACTTCCTAATGAGATATCCGCATGAACTTAGTGGAGGGCAACTTCAGAGGGCCTCTATAGCTAGGGCCATTGCACTTGAGCCTGAATTTATAGTTGCGGATGAACCAACTTCAATGTTGGATGCCTCCCTTCGTTCTGGAATACTGAATTTGATAAAAAAGCTCAGAAAAGAGCTTCACACAAGTTGGCTCTTTATAACCCACGACTTACCATCAGCTTATTACATAGCTGACAGGATAGCCGTTATGTACTTAGGCAAAATAGTCGAGATCGGAGAAAGTAAGGAAGTTCTTAAGAATCCCTTGCACCCATATACTCAGGCATTACTTGAGGCAAACCTCCCAATAGATCCAGATGCCTCACTAAAAGAACCAAAGGTAAAAGGAGAACCTAAGCCAGTTTTTGAGACTGGATATTGTAGATTTTTCCCAAGGTGCCCATATGCATTTGAGAAATGCAAAAAAGAAGAACCTCCTCTTGTTGAAGTTAAAAAGGATCACTACGTTGCTTGTTGGCTTTATTAG